The genome window ACGGTTTTCGCAAGGCACGCGGAGGTCCACAATTGGTTTGGTTCACACAACTTGTGGACTCCCTCGCGGAGTTGCTCGTCGAGGGTACCTAGCGCGCCGGAAGTAGGAGTTGATTCGGCCGGGAACGGCGATGCGTACGCGCAGCGGCACCGCGCAACGGTCTCGGACGCGGCGGGCCACTCAGGGGCCGACGTACTCGTACACGCCTCCGTGGGGGTGACGCAGTACCGCACGGTGACCGTTGGGGGTGGGTTGAGCGGGCATCACCACGGTGGCCCCTGCCGCCACCGCTTCCTCGACCGCCGCGTCCAGGTCGGCGACCGCGAGAGTGGCCCCGACACCGGCCACCCGCTGCACCGCTTCGTCCGGCCCGCTGAACAGGAGGAAGGGACCGATGCTCGCCAGACTCACACCGGCGAAAGCGAATTGGGCGGCTGTCTCGCCGGTCACTCTCTCGTAGGAGGTGATGGCCGCGTCCAGGTCGTCGACACGTTGCCTTGCAATCACTGAGTCGATCTTCATCGTCGGTGCCTCGGCTCCTCGTAGGGCTTGGTTCTCTGTTTGTGTCTAGGTGTTCGCGGCAGCGCCAGGGCCTGTCCGACCCGCGTCCACCGGACAGGTTCTACGTGCCACTGCTCGCGAGGTGTTGCCGTGCATATCCGCTGCGCAGTTCCTCGGTGATCCGGCGTCGCCATGGGCGGCTGACGACCGCGTGGGTGAGCCGGCGGGAGGTGCGGGGGAGTGGCCATGATTGTCTCTGCGAGTCGGTGGGCCCGGTGCGTCAGTTGGTCGCTCGGCAGCACCTCGTTGACCACCCCCCACCGCAGTGCGGTCGCGGCATCGATTCCCTCACCGGTGTAGGCGAGACGGGCGGCCCGTTTGGTGCCGAGGAGTTCCTCCAGGGCGAGGTACATGCCGTCGCCGGGCACCGACCCGGCGGCGAAATTGCCGTCGGCGATCACCACGTCGTCGGCACCCAGAGTGATATCGCAGATCAGGGCCAACTCCTGGCGTGGACCGGGTCCGTTCAGCACTCCGATGGTCGGGACGTCGATACCGAGGACCAGACTCTCAAGGAGTCGTGCGCCGTCGGAATACTGCTCGTACAGCAGGTCGCCGGGCCACTGCGACAACGGTTCCGCGAACGACCGCGG of Streptomyces sp. NBC_01363 contains these proteins:
- a CDS encoding VOC family protein, with amino-acid sequence MKIDSVIARQRVDDLDAAITSYERVTGETAAQFAFAGVSLASIGPFLLFSGPDEAVQRVAGVGATLAVADLDAAVEEAVAAGATVVMPAQPTPNGHRAVLRHPHGGVYEYVGP
- a CDS encoding enoyl-CoA hydratase/isomerase family protein, which gives rise to MPDALDDRDRLLGGFVERPPLKRYAAAYAEHFAIHRNSGVVEIRMHSKGGPAVFSRGLLNAWGRVLAEAGADPDNEVLIITGTGPQWMAGIDPRSFAEPLSQWPGDLLYEQYSDGARLLESLVLGIDVPTIGVLNGPGPRQELALICDITLGADDVVIADGNFAAGSVPGDGMYLALEELLGTKRAARLAYTGEGIDAATALRWGVVNEVLPSDQLTHRAHRLAETIMATPPHLPPAHPRGRQPPMATPDHRGTAQRICTATPREQWHVEPVRWTRVGQALALPRTPRHKQRTKPYEEPRHRR